The Hippoglossus hippoglossus isolate fHipHip1 chromosome 21, fHipHip1.pri, whole genome shotgun sequence genome contains a region encoding:
- the LOC117755002 gene encoding TBC1 domain family member 8 isoform X2, which translates to MWLNPEEVLLKNALKLWVTERSNAFFLLQRRRGHGESTGRITGLLVGALDTVLDSNARVTPFRILLQVPGSQVSWVIASGAAIEELNKHWDWLLRNLLHSLSVFENKEDVASFVKGKVKGLIAEEVRGRQAAQEEEPEKFREALLKFELHFGLPSSEKLVTYYSCCCWKGRVPRQGLLYLSINHMAFYSFLLGKEVKFVIPWAEVTRLERVSTGLMTEAILVHTRQRQREFSMFLNLDEVFGVVGQLADIALRRLLDSEGLELDRVLQQPARITKRVLEEQALREYVLALFRLPRGERLHEVASCSVWTPHARCHTSGTLYTADNYLCFSSREEGNCILLIPLAEVLSIEKAESTNLLPNPVIVSLRTKKAFQLIELQDRDELVESLNSRLRALQWKQSMFRSKKDSRRSLRSPTPYYTFYYDTGHSDEEEIEEQVLRNTVNSEALMTAFHQNQPGTNGNKSMEQVKERLWDEHFSEFGRGVHMFRTEKIQRLVAMGIPESLRGELWMTLSDASSELESHQGYYTSLVKKSMGQSSLATEEIERDLHRSLPDHPAFQNPTGIAALRRVLTAYAHRNPKIGYCQSMNILASVLLLYAKEEEAFWLLVAVCERMLPDYFNRRVIGAQVDQSVFEELIRERLPELAEHVPDLSALSSVSLSWFLTLFLSVLPFHSAVCVVDCFFFHGIKANFQLGLAVLEANAAQLSACTDDGQALMILTGFLEQVGSEASSSPPSSPPSSPLSSPPAADERGRSDSDVPVVHANITNLINESYEKFGDLTVRQIERLRCRHRIRVLQAHEDTTKENALRLVTPDVSIPSENLADVYDLFKTEHFISLYWGDSSSAAAAEAAAWSYMDSGRSYLERQYRLDRPQFKSLYGLLVPWPGDSNQHMDTVANRTFTLLDQDQDNLVTFREFAGWLDTLYCEELNEKVRLLYRLHIPPALTESEDDPSLMKSPLLSTNRPLCVNKPSGQYKYNNLHFYCTGQ; encoded by the exons ATGTGGCTGAACCCGGAGGAAGTTCTGCTGAAAAACGCTCTGAAGCTGTGGGTGACGGAGAGGAGCAATGccttcttcctcctgcagaggaggagaggccaCGGGGAGTCGACTGGCAGGATCACAG GTCTCCTGGTGGGAGCACTGGACACGGTGTTGGACTCCAACGCCAGGGTCACGCCCTTCCGCATCCTCCTCCAGGTCCCAGGCTCCCAGGTCAGCTGGGTCATCGCGAGCG GAGCTGCCATAGAGGAGTTGAACAAGCACTGGGACTGGCTGCTCCGCAACCTGCtccactctctgtctgtgtttgagaaCAAGGAGGATGTCGCCAGCTTCGTCAAAGGAAAAGTGAAG GGCCTTATAGCGGAGGAGGTTCGGGGTCGCCAGGctgctcaggaggaggagccgGAGAAGTTCAGGGAGGCTCTGCTAAAGTTCGAGTTGCACTTTGGCCTCCCGTCGTCGGAGAAGCTGGTGACGTActactcctgctgctgctggaagggCCGGGTGCCTCGGCAGGGCCTCCTCTACCTCAGTATCAACCACATGGCCTTCTACTCCTTCCTGCTGGGGAAGGAAG TAAAATTTGTCATTCCCTGGGCAGAGGTGACGCGGCTGGAGCGGGTCTCCACCGGTCTGATGACGGAGGCCATCCTGGTCCACACCCGGCAGCGGCAGAGGGAGTTCTCCATGTTCCTGAACCTGGATGAGGTGTTCGGGGTCGTAGGTCAGCTGGCTGACATTGCCCTCAGGCGGCTGCTGGACAGCGAGGGTCTGGAGCTGGACCGAGTTCTGCAGCAGCCGGCGCGCATCACCAAGAG GGTCCTGGAGGAACAGGCGTTGAGAGAGTACGTCCTGGCTCTGTTTCGGCTCCCCCGCGGTGAGAGGCTCCACGAGGTGGCGTCCTGCTCGGTCTGGACGCCACACGCCCGCTGCCACACAAGTGGGACCCTCTACACTGCCGACAATTATCTGTGTTTCTCCAGCCGAGAGGAAGGCAACTGCATCCTGCTCATACCCCTCGCTGAG GTGTTGTCGATAGAAAAAGCAGAGAGCACCAACTTGCTTCCCAACCCCGTCATCGTGAGCCTCCGGACGAAGAAGGCGTTCCAGCTGATCGAGCTGCAGGACCGAGACGAGCTGGTGGAGAGTCTGAACTCCAGACTCCGAGCTCTGCAGTGGAAACAGTCCATGTTCCGCAGCAAGAAAGACAGCAGGAGGAGTTTG CGCTCGCCGACCCCGTACTACACCTTCTACTACGACACTGGGCATTCAGATGAGGAGGAGATCGAGGAGCAGGTTCTGCGTAACACGGTCAACAGTGAGGCTCTGATGACGGCCTTCCACCAAAACCAACCAGGGACCAACGGCAACAAG agcatggagcaggtgaaggagcgGCTGTGGGACGAACACTTCTCCGAGTTTGGACGCGGCGTCCACATGTTCCGCACGGAGAAGATCCAAAGACTTGTTGCCATGGGGATACCGGAGTCCCTGCGAGGGGAGCTGTGGATGACGCTttctg atGCATCCTCGGAGCTGGAGTCTCATCAGGGCTACTACACCAGCCTGGTGAAGAAGTCCATGGGCCAGAGCAGCCTCGCCACCGAGGAGATCGAGCGGGACCTCCACCGCTCGCTGCCGGACCACCCTGCCTTCCAGAACCCCACCGGCATCGCTGCACTCCGACGTGTCCTCACCGCCTACGCTCATCGCAACCCGAAGATCGGATACTGTCAG TCTATGAACATCCTGGCGTCGGTGCTGCTGCTTTACGCCAAAGAGGAAGAAGCGTTCTGGCTGCTGGTGGCTGTTTGTGAGAGGATGCTGCCCGACTACTTCAACCGCAGAGTCATAG gaGCTCAGGTGGACCAGTCTGTGTTCGAGGAGCTGATCAGGGAGCGTTTGCCGGAGCTGGCCGAGCACGTTCCAGACCTCTCCgccctctcctccgtctccctctcctggttcctcaccctcttcctcaGCGTCCTGCCCTTCCACAGCGCCGTCTGCGTGGTCGACTGCTTCTTCTTCCACGGAATCAAAGCCAACTTCCAGCTGGGTTTGGCCGTGCTGGAGGCCAACGCCGCTCAGCTCTCCGCCTGCACCGATGACGGACAAGCACTCATGATTCTCACAGG TTTTCTGGAGCAGGTTGGAAGTGAAGCGTCGTCTTCCCCTCCGTCGTCCCCTCCGTCGTCCCCTCTGTCGTCCCCGCCTGCTGCAGACGAGAGAGGCCGCAGCGACTCTGATGTTCCCGTTGTTCACGCAAACATCACCAACCTCATCAATGAGTCGTACgag AAATTCGGAGACCTGACAGTGCGGCAGATTGAGAGGCTTCGCTGTCGACACAGGATCCGGGTGCTGCAGGCTCATGAAGACACCACCAAAGAAAACGCT TTAAGATTGGTGACTCCAGATGTTTCCATCCCTTCAGAGAACTTGGCCGACGTCTACGACCTCTTCAAg ACCGAGCACTTTATCAGCCTGTACTGGGGCGACAGCAGctctgcggcggcggcggaggcggCAGCGTGGAGCTACATGGACTCCGGTCGCTCCTACCTGGAGCGGCAGTACCGGCTGGACCGGCCCCAGTTCAAGAGCCTGTACGGGCTGCTGGTGCCGTGGCCCGGGGACTCGAACCAGCACATGGACACGGTGGCCAACCGCACCTTCACGCTGCTGGACCAGGACCAAGACAACCTGGTGACGTTTCGAGAGTTTGCCGGCTGGCTGG ACACTTTGTACTGTGAGGAGCTGAATGAGAAAGTCCGGCTCCTCTATCGCCTCCACATCCCACCAG cTCTGACAGAAAGTGAGGATGACCCCTCTCTGATGAAGAGTCCCCTGCTCTCCACCAACAGACCCCTCTGTGTTAATAAGCCCTCAGGTCAGTATAA ATATAATAACTTACACTTTTATTGCACCGGTCAATAG